Proteins encoded within one genomic window of Ursus arctos isolate Adak ecotype North America unplaced genomic scaffold, UrsArc2.0 scaffold_9, whole genome shotgun sequence:
- the PAQR3 gene encoding progestin and adipoQ receptor family member 3 yields MHQKLLKSAHYIELGSYQYWPVLVPRGIRLYTYEQIPVSLKDNPYITDGYRAYLPSRLCIKSLFILSNETVNIWSHLLGFFLFFTLGIYDMTSVLPSASASREDFVICSICLFCFQVCMLCSVGYHLFSCHRSEKTCRRWMALDYAGISIGILGCYVSGVFYAFYCNNYWRQVYLITVLAMILAVFFAQIHPNYLTQQWQRLRSIIFCSVSGYGVIPTLHWVWLNGGIGAPIVQDFAPRVIVMYVIALLAFLFYISKVPERYFPGQLNYLGSSHQIWHILAVVMLYWWHQSTVYVMQYRHSKPCPDYVSHL; encoded by the exons ATGCATCAGAAGCTACTGAAGAGCGCGCATTATATAGAGCTGGGCAGCTACCAGTACTGGCCCGTCCTGGTGCCCCGCGGCATCCGGCTCTACACCTACGAGCAGATCCCCGTGTCCCTCAAGGACAACCCGTACATCACCGACGGCTACCGGGCCTACCTGCCCTCCAGGCTGTGTATCAAAAG tttgtttattttatctaaTGAGACCGTAAACATCTGGAGtcatttgctgggtttttttctcttctttacccTGGGAATATATGACATGACATCAGTATTACCTTCGGCAAGTGCGTCCAGAGAAGATTTTGTAATTTgttctatttgtcttttctgcttCCAG gTCTGTATGCTTTGCTCTGTGGGCTATCATCTTTTTTCCTGCCATCGATCAGAAAAAACCTGTCGAAGATGGATGGCACTAGATTATGCAGGAATTTCTATTGGAATACTGGGATGCTATGTCTCCGGggtattttatgcattttattgtaATAAC TATTGGCGTCAAGTGTACTTGATCACAGTGCTTGCTATGATCCTGGCAGTGTTCTTTGCGCAGATCCATCCCAATTACCTCACCCAGCAGTGGCAGAGGCTCCGCTCTATCATCTTCTGTTCCGTGTCGGGATACGGAGTGATCCCCACCCTTCACTGGGTTTGGCTCAATGGAGGAATCGGTGCTCCTATTGTACAG GACTTTGCACCCCGTGTAATTGTGATGTACGTGATTGCTCTTCTTGCTTTCCTGTTCTACATTTCCAAAGTTCCAGAACGGTACTTTCCAG GACAACTAAACTACCTCGGATCAAGCCACCAGATATGGCATATCCTTGCAGTAGTGATGTTATATTGGTGGCATCAGTCAACAGTGTATGTCATGCAGTACAGACACAGCAAGCCTTGCCCTGACTATGTTTCACATTTGTGA